In a genomic window of Halobiforma lacisalsi AJ5:
- a CDS encoding DHH family phosphoesterase: MSYRDASRPSFVGVDADLSVDGGLEADVLVVDAVVDSLRALDPLVLSLLVLLVAGVVLGGWWAVRWFRRPPGSHLQRVLEEYDDVAVLMHPNPDPDAMACAMGVEAIADSVDTETTLQFSGEIRHQENRAFRTVLGLDLESIESSSELAADTVVLVDHNTPRGFTGAQNVEPVAVIDHHPGNGTGTRFTDVRTEYGAASTIFVEYLEELGAATGEDDGTALELTPELATGLLYGIQSDTNHLTNGCSKAEFDAAAYLFDEIDEDLLERIANPQVSDDVLQVKATAITEKRVEGPFAVCDVGTISNVDAIPQAADELMHLEGVTAVVVYGENDGTIHLSGRSRDDRVHMGETLRHAVSDIPMANAGGHARMGGGQVSVDHMQGLGPSDGIGREEFEERLFSAMAGERS, translated from the coding sequence ATGAGCTACCGCGACGCCTCGAGGCCCTCGTTCGTCGGCGTCGATGCCGACTTGAGCGTGGACGGCGGGCTCGAGGCGGACGTGCTGGTCGTCGACGCAGTCGTCGACTCGCTGCGAGCGCTCGATCCGCTCGTCCTCTCGCTGCTGGTGTTGCTCGTCGCGGGGGTCGTCCTCGGTGGGTGGTGGGCCGTCCGCTGGTTCCGTCGCCCACCCGGCTCCCACCTCCAGCGTGTACTCGAGGAGTACGACGACGTGGCCGTACTAATGCATCCGAACCCGGATCCCGATGCGATGGCGTGTGCGATGGGCGTCGAGGCCATCGCCGACTCCGTCGACACGGAGACGACGCTGCAGTTCTCCGGCGAGATCCGCCATCAGGAAAACCGTGCGTTCCGCACCGTGCTCGGCCTCGACCTCGAGAGTATCGAATCCAGTTCGGAGCTGGCCGCCGACACGGTCGTCCTGGTCGATCACAACACGCCTCGCGGGTTCACCGGCGCACAGAACGTCGAACCCGTCGCGGTGATCGACCACCATCCCGGCAACGGTACCGGAACGCGGTTCACCGACGTCCGCACGGAGTACGGGGCGGCGTCGACGATCTTCGTCGAATACCTCGAGGAACTCGGCGCGGCGACGGGCGAGGACGATGGAACGGCCCTCGAACTCACGCCCGAACTCGCGACGGGCCTGCTCTACGGGATCCAGTCCGACACCAATCACCTGACGAACGGCTGTTCGAAGGCCGAGTTCGACGCCGCCGCGTACCTCTTCGACGAGATCGACGAGGACCTGCTCGAGCGTATCGCCAATCCGCAGGTCAGCGACGACGTGTTACAGGTCAAGGCGACCGCGATCACCGAGAAGCGGGTCGAGGGCCCCTTCGCGGTCTGTGACGTGGGGACCATCTCGAACGTCGACGCGATCCCGCAGGCGGCGGACGAACTCATGCACCTCGAGGGAGTGACCGCGGTCGTGGTCTACGGCGAGAACGACGGGACGATCCACCTGTCGGGCCGGTCCCGGGACGACCGCGTGCACATGGGGGAGACGCTCCGCCACGCCGTCAGCGACATTCCGATGGCAAATGCGGGCGGCCACGCCCGGATGGGTGGCGGACAGGTGTCGGTCGATCACATGCAGGGACTCGGTCCCTCGGACGGGATCGGCCGGGAGGAGTTCGAGGAACGGCTCTTTTCGGCGATGGCGGGCGAGCGGTCGTAA
- a CDS encoding SDR family oxidoreductase, with product MHVAILGCGYVGLELGNQLVERGHDAVGVRRSDAGIDAIESAGFEAVRADITDPEGLESVPDVDAVVFAASSGGRGPDAAREIYVEGLRTAIEVFGERENAPERLVYTSSTGVLGDHEGDWVDEGTAIEPTTEKTEVLAEAERIARELPPEHGFEGTVARYAGLYGPDRYRLERYLEGPVTEGYLNMVHRDDAAGAVRYLLEEDRARGEVVQVVDDEPVEKWTFADWLAEQCGRSEPPKRTKDERLAENDLSAAARRRILTSKRCDNAKLRALGYEFAYPTFREGYRAAIEDYRSE from the coding sequence ATGCACGTCGCTATTCTGGGCTGTGGGTACGTCGGCCTCGAGCTCGGGAACCAGCTCGTCGAGCGGGGCCACGACGCGGTCGGCGTCCGCCGCTCCGACGCGGGGATCGACGCGATCGAATCGGCCGGCTTCGAGGCCGTTCGGGCGGACATCACCGATCCCGAGGGGCTCGAGTCGGTTCCGGACGTCGACGCCGTCGTCTTCGCCGCGAGCAGCGGCGGCCGCGGCCCCGACGCCGCCCGCGAGATCTACGTCGAGGGGTTGCGGACCGCGATCGAGGTATTCGGGGAGCGCGAGAACGCGCCAGAGCGGCTCGTCTACACCTCCTCGACGGGCGTCCTCGGGGATCACGAGGGCGACTGGGTCGACGAGGGGACGGCGATCGAGCCGACCACCGAGAAGACCGAGGTGCTCGCCGAGGCCGAGCGGATCGCCCGCGAACTGCCGCCCGAACACGGCTTCGAGGGGACCGTCGCCCGCTACGCCGGCCTCTACGGTCCCGACCGGTACCGCCTCGAGCGCTACCTCGAGGGCCCCGTCACGGAGGGATACCTGAACATGGTCCACCGCGACGACGCCGCGGGCGCGGTCCGCTACCTGCTCGAGGAGGATCGGGCCCGCGGCGAGGTCGTCCAGGTCGTCGACGACGAACCCGTCGAGAAGTGGACGTTCGCGGACTGGCTGGCCGAGCAGTGCGGTCGGTCGGAGCCGCCCAAACGGACGAAAGACGAGCGGCTGGCGGAGAACGACCTCTCGGCGGCCGCGCGACGGCGCATCCTGACGAGCAAGCGCTGTGACAACGCGAAACTGCGCGCGCTGGGTTACGAGTTCGCGTACCCGACCTTCAGGGAGGGATATCGGGCGGCGATCGAGGACTATCGGAGCGAGTGA
- a CDS encoding DUF5791 family protein, translating into MFHEQRTTVPETPAELRAEYRDELAAVVDDRGLETAAEETTLPREALEALADRDGDGDLPDISLEEAAEVLALEDGVRDPETVVTMATEHLLMGMSTAVMDVEAVESELEIEMDAKEVQQKIERRAPMSFEEYVHLQHVIVDNIP; encoded by the coding sequence ATGTTCCACGAACAGCGGACGACCGTTCCCGAGACCCCCGCCGAACTCCGCGCCGAGTACCGCGACGAACTCGCCGCCGTCGTCGACGACCGCGGCCTCGAGACCGCCGCCGAGGAGACGACCCTCCCACGCGAAGCGCTCGAGGCGCTCGCCGACCGCGACGGCGACGGCGACCTGCCCGACATTTCACTCGAGGAGGCGGCCGAGGTCCTCGCGCTCGAGGACGGCGTCCGGGACCCCGAGACCGTCGTGACGATGGCCACTGAGCACCTGCTGATGGGCATGTCCACGGCCGTCATGGACGTCGAAGCCGTCGAGAGCGAACTCGAGATCGAGATGGACGCCAAGGAGGTGCAACAGAAGATCGAACGGCGTGCGCCGATGTCGTTCGAGGAGTACGTCCACCTCCAGCACGTTATCGTGGACAACATTCCCTGA
- a CDS encoding tubulin/FtsZ family protein translates to MKVALIGVGQAGGKVTERLARFDADMGFDAVQGALAVNSAEPDLQSLEFVDTQLIGADRVNGHGVGGDNELGAEIMQSDAQQVLSGLDGRITSKSEAIFVVAGLGGGTGSGGAPVLVHELQRVYDVPVYALGVLPGRNEGALYQANAGRSLKTLAREADATLLIDNDAWHEQGESVEGAFETINGKIAQRVGLLFASGEAVEGVGESVVDSSEVINTLRSGGIATLGYASEVASDDSAQNVRTVMTVARQALLTGTSLPDATTADSALLVIAGEPDTIPRKGVEKARRWLEDETESMQVRGGDFPLDSDRLGALVLLGGAERSSRIEEFMERAREAKRAAEGERTDPAEELTDDRLENLF, encoded by the coding sequence ATGAAAGTTGCCCTGATCGGAGTCGGTCAGGCCGGTGGGAAGGTAACCGAACGGCTCGCCCGGTTCGACGCGGACATGGGCTTCGACGCCGTTCAAGGTGCCCTGGCCGTCAACTCCGCAGAACCCGACCTCCAGTCCCTCGAGTTCGTCGACACCCAGTTGATCGGTGCCGACCGCGTCAACGGCCACGGCGTCGGCGGCGACAACGAACTCGGTGCCGAGATCATGCAGTCCGACGCCCAGCAGGTCCTGAGCGGCCTCGACGGGCGAATCACCTCGAAGTCCGAGGCGATCTTCGTCGTCGCCGGCCTCGGCGGCGGGACCGGCAGCGGCGGCGCGCCGGTGCTCGTCCACGAACTCCAGCGAGTCTACGACGTCCCCGTCTACGCGCTCGGCGTCCTCCCCGGGCGCAACGAGGGCGCGCTCTACCAGGCCAACGCCGGCCGCTCGCTGAAGACGCTCGCCCGCGAGGCCGACGCGACCCTGCTGATCGACAACGACGCCTGGCACGAACAGGGCGAGAGCGTCGAGGGTGCCTTCGAGACGATCAACGGCAAGATCGCCCAGCGGGTCGGCCTGCTGTTCGCGTCCGGCGAGGCCGTCGAGGGCGTCGGCGAGAGCGTCGTCGACTCGAGCGAGGTCATCAACACGCTCCGGTCGGGCGGCATCGCTACGCTGGGGTACGCAAGCGAGGTGGCAAGCGACGACAGCGCCCAGAACGTCCGCACCGTGATGACCGTCGCCAGGCAGGCCCTGCTGACCGGGACGAGCCTCCCGGACGCGACGACGGCCGACTCCGCCTTGCTCGTGATCGCCGGGGAACCCGACACCATCCCGCGAAAGGGCGTCGAGAAGGCCCGTCGCTGGCTCGAGGACGAGACCGAGAGCATGCAGGTCCGGGGCGGCGACTTCCCGCTGGACAGCGACCGCCTCGGTGCGCTGGTCCTGCTGGGCGGCGCGGAGCGATCCAGCCGCATCGAGGAGTTCATGGAACGCGCCCGGGAGGCCAAACGGGCCGCGGAGGGCGAGCGAACCGATCCCGCCGAAGAACTCACCGACGACCGGCTCGAGAACCTCTTTTGA
- a CDS encoding glycoside hydrolase family 2 protein — translation MTDEWTGGRIVDWGEADTEGPPTVAEWRPVAVPAQRPEFGRDGDEEPGPDLEAVAYRTTLADPRSSDRADERALLEIRGGYGRMAVWFNGTKLGESDPHFVPARYTVDPEPTNELVVACERPDAFAGIRATDEMPASFATPGVRWDVDLEPRPATFLRRVKAHPRLERGERGEGTDDPRGEIDVEIEIDAGTAVDDAITLSVRPEERGGGATMERIPVTAEAGERTTVSRTVEVRDPSLWWPRGYGPQHRYAVRAKLGADAAERTIGFRRVERDADGFLVNGTRVRARGFTRLPGGDPEADVRRALEANATLVRARGHVPSQALHEACDEAGLLVWQDLPASGPEFAARLSDGDSSDRMVERGRRLATALADEYGHHPSIACYGVQDEPATPFDDPVGSGFTGKLAVRYRAWRTAIDRAPAEAIAEAFPDEVPVLPVAGQPGTDPDAAHLFPGWQYLEATDLSWLLETYPSLGEVVGGFGAGTLADGVDPASVPGLDADAYARRAGEPAASREYQARTLKTLVETLRRRECGIFAGPPICDAAAGGGMGVTTAEGEPKPAYEAVSDSLEPVQAVLDDPPTPGDSVGITLCNDTDRSLEAAVGWRAGDETGETTVPVGALETTPVGSLTVPTDASAVELAVEAGSRSATNRYSL, via the coding sequence ATGACCGACGAGTGGACCGGCGGGCGCATCGTCGACTGGGGGGAGGCAGACACCGAGGGGCCGCCGACCGTCGCGGAGTGGCGGCCGGTCGCGGTCCCGGCTCAGCGACCGGAGTTCGGCCGCGATGGGGACGAGGAGCCGGGACCCGACCTCGAGGCCGTCGCGTACCGGACCACCCTGGCGGACCCGCGCTCGAGCGACCGCGCCGACGAACGGGCGCTGCTCGAGATCCGTGGCGGCTACGGCCGGATGGCGGTCTGGTTCAACGGGACGAAACTCGGCGAGTCGGACCCACACTTCGTTCCCGCACGATACACCGTCGACCCGGAGCCGACGAACGAACTGGTCGTCGCCTGCGAGCGGCCGGACGCGTTCGCCGGTATCCGCGCGACGGACGAGATGCCGGCCTCGTTCGCGACGCCCGGCGTCCGGTGGGACGTCGACCTCGAGCCCCGTCCCGCGACGTTCCTGCGGCGAGTGAAAGCCCACCCGCGCCTCGAGCGCGGCGAGCGCGGCGAGGGAACCGACGACCCGCGGGGGGAGATCGATGTCGAGATCGAAATCGACGCGGGAACCGCGGTGGACGACGCGATTACCCTCTCCGTGCGGCCCGAGGAACGCGGCGGCGGGGCGACCATGGAACGGATTCCGGTGACCGCCGAGGCGGGCGAGCGGACGACCGTCTCGCGGACGGTCGAGGTTCGAGACCCCTCGCTGTGGTGGCCCCGTGGGTACGGCCCGCAACACCGGTACGCCGTCCGGGCAAAACTCGGGGCCGACGCCGCCGAGCGGACCATCGGCTTCCGGCGAGTCGAACGCGACGCCGACGGCTTTCTCGTCAACGGAACGCGGGTCCGGGCGCGGGGGTTCACCAGGCTGCCGGGCGGCGACCCCGAGGCCGACGTTCGGCGGGCGCTCGAGGCGAACGCGACGCTCGTACGCGCGCGTGGACACGTTCCCTCCCAGGCACTGCACGAGGCGTGTGACGAGGCCGGATTGCTGGTCTGGCAGGATCTCCCGGCCAGCGGTCCAGAGTTCGCCGCGCGGCTTTCGGACGGCGACAGTAGCGACCGGATGGTCGAACGCGGCCGTCGCCTGGCGACCGCCCTCGCCGACGAGTACGGCCACCACCCCTCCATCGCCTGCTACGGAGTCCAGGACGAGCCGGCGACCCCCTTCGACGACCCCGTGGGGAGCGGGTTCACCGGGAAACTCGCGGTCCGATACCGCGCGTGGCGGACCGCGATCGACCGTGCTCCCGCCGAGGCGATCGCCGAGGCCTTCCCCGACGAGGTCCCCGTCCTGCCGGTCGCCGGCCAGCCCGGTACCGATCCCGACGCGGCCCACCTCTTTCCGGGCTGGCAGTACCTCGAGGCGACGGACCTGTCGTGGCTGCTCGAGACCTATCCCTCGCTCGGCGAGGTCGTCGGCGGGTTCGGTGCGGGCACGCTCGCGGACGGGGTCGATCCGGCGTCGGTGCCCGGGCTCGACGCGGACGCCTACGCCCGCCGGGCCGGGGAGCCGGCGGCTTCCCGGGAGTATCAGGCCCGAACGCTGAAGACGCTCGTCGAGACGCTTCGCCGCCGGGAGTGTGGAATCTTCGCCGGGCCGCCGATCTGCGACGCCGCGGCGGGCGGCGGCATGGGTGTGACGACTGCCGAGGGCGAGCCGAAGCCCGCCTACGAGGCCGTCTCGGACTCGCTCGAGCCCGTTCAGGCGGTACTGGACGACCCGCCGACGCCCGGCGACTCGGTCGGCATCACCCTCTGTAACGACACCGACCGATCGCTCGAGGCGGCGGTCGGCTGGCGGGCCGGCGACGAAACGGGCGAGACGACGGTACCGGTCGGTGCGCTCGAGACGACCCCCGTGGGATCGCTGACCGTTCCGACCGACGCCAGCGCAGTCGAACTTGCCGTCGAGGCCGGCAGTCGATCGGCGACGAACCGCTACAGTTTATAG